In a genomic window of Muntiacus reevesi chromosome 1, mMunRee1.1, whole genome shotgun sequence:
- the LOC136156231 gene encoding olfactory receptor 7D4-like — MKPGNQTRVLEFLLLGFSQDSEKQCILFGLFLSVFVVTVLGNLLIILAISSDPRVHIPMYFFLSNLSLADIGFFSTTVPKMIVNIQTQSKSISYAGCITQMCLFMVFGGMDTFLLTVMAYDRFVAICHPLHYTVIMNPCLCGLLVLVSWFTSLSYSLIQSLLMLRLSFCTNWVIPHFYCELAQVLTLACSDTLINYILLYMVTGFLGIIPFSGILFSYTRIVSSILRIPSAHGKYKAFSTCASHLSVVSLFYGTGLGVYLSSDSSSWKGMIASVMYTVVTPMLNPFIYSLRNRDIKRALQKVFGGTLCVQWWEHRSKGFEPTVIAVVG, encoded by the coding sequence ATGAAACCAGGAAATCAAACACGTGTTTTAGAATTTTTACTCCTGGGATTTTCTCAAGACTCAGAAAAGCAGTGCATCTTATTTGGGCTGTTTCTATCTGTGTTTGTTGTCACTGTGCTCGGGAatctgctcatcatcctggccatCAGTTCAGACCCCCGTGTCCACatccccatgtacttcttcctctccaacttgTCCTTGGCTGACATTGGTTTCTTCTCCACCACAGTCCCCAAAATGATTGTGAACATCCAGACACAGAGCAAATCCATCAGCTATGCAGGCTGCATCACACAGAtgtgtcttttcatggtttttgGAGGTATGGACACTTTTCTCctgactgtgatggcctatgaccgctttgtggccatctgtcatcccctgcaCTACACGGTCATCATGAACCCTTGCCTCTGTGGTCTGCTGGTTCTTGTGTCTTGGTTCACCAGCTTGTCATACTCCCTGATCCAGAGTCTGTTGATGTTGCGGCTGTCCTTCTGTACCAACTGGGTCATTCCACACTTTTATTGTGAACTTGCTCAGGTCCTCACACTTGCCTGCTCAGACACACTCATCAATTACATCTTGCTCTATATGGTGACTGGATTTCTTGGCATTATTCCCTTCTCAGGGATCCTTTTCTCCTACACCCGCATTGTCTCCTCCATTCTGAGAATCCCATCAGCTCATGGGAAATATAAGGCATTTTCTACCTGTGCATCTCACCTGTCTGTAGTTTCTTTGTTTTATGGGACAGGACTTGGTGTGTATCTCAGTTCTGATTCATCTTCCTGGAAAGGCATGATCGCCTcggtgatgtacactgtggtcacccccatgctgaaccctttcatctacagcctgaggaacaggGACATCAAGAGGGCTCTACAAAAAGTCTTTGGAGGAACACTCTGTGTTCAGTGGTGGGAACACAGATCCAAGGGTTTTGAGCCAACAGTGATAGCAGTAGTTGGCTAA